A stretch of the Medicago truncatula cultivar Jemalong A17 chromosome 5, MtrunA17r5.0-ANR, whole genome shotgun sequence genome encodes the following:
- the LOC11431478 gene encoding GPN-loop GTPase QQT1 — protein sequence MVFGQVVIGPPGSGKTTYCNGISHFLNLIGRKVAVINLDPANDSLPYECAVNIEDLVKLSDVMMQHSLGPNGGLVYCMDYLEKNIDWLEAKLKPLLKDHYLLFDFPGQVELFFLHSNAKNVIMKLIKKLNLRLAAVHLVDAHLCSDPEKYISALLLTLSTMLHMELPHINVLSKIDLIESYGKLAFNLDFYTDVQDLSYLQDKLDRDPHSAKFRKLTKELCEVVEHYGLVNFTTLDIQDKESVGNLVKLIDKTNGYIFASIDASAVEFSKIAMGAPDWDYYRVAAVQEKYMKDDENIDDD from the exons ATGGTGTTTGGGCAAGTAGTAATTGGTCCTCCTGGTTCTGGAAAAACTACTTACTGTAATGGCATCTCTCATTTCCTCAATCTTATTGGAAGGAAGGTTGCTGTTATCAATTTGGATCCAGCTAATGATTCATTACC ATATGAATGTGCTGTCAACATTGAGGATCTTGTCAAACTTAGTGATGTCATGATGCAACATTCTCTTGGTCCTAATGGGG GTCTTGTATACTGTATGGATTATCTAGAGAAAAATATTGACTGGTTGGAAGCAAAATTGAAACCTCTTCTGAAAG ATCATTATTTACTCTTTGATTTTCCTGGCCAAGTGGaactattttttcttcattcaaatGCCAAGAATGTCATCATGAAACTCATAAAGAAATTAAACTTGAGG TTAGCGGCAGTTCATTTGGTAGATGCTCATCTTTGTAGTGACCCTGAGAAGTACATCAGTGCATTGCTTCTAACCTTATCCACAATGCTACATATGGAACTCCCCCACATAAATGTCTtgtcaaaaattgatttaattgaaagctACGGAAAGCTAG CCTTCAACCTTGATTTTTATACAGACGTGCAAGACTTGTCATATTTGCAAGACAAACTTGATAGAGATCCTCACTCTGCTAAGTTCAG GAAGCTCACAAAGGAATTGTGTGAAGTCGTTGAACACTACGGTCTCGTGAATTTTACAACCTTAGATATTCAG GACAAAGAGAGTGTAGGGAATTTGGTGAAGCTGATAGACAAAACCAATGGGTACATATTTGCTAGCATAGATGCAAGTGCAGTTGAGTTTAGCAAGATTGCTATGGGAGCTCCTGATTGGGATTATTatag AGTTGCAGCAGTGCAAGAGAAGTACATGAAGGatgatgaaaatattgatgatgattga
- the LOC11437034 gene encoding GTP-binding protein At3g49725, chloroplastic isoform X1: protein MLRNLSATLESTKRKILTSSKCRIYPPPSPYSTAPVDDAPPKLLVVQPRLRSEKLLQAKLNEALCLANSLEDQRDGYFHTDFFDLPLPPHVIVQNPSLKGHKARADTYFGPGTVDTIKCHLNAVESKGEVDAVFVNAILSGIQIRNMERAWNKPVVDRVGLIIEIFNAHAFTKEAKLQAELAALSYKKSRLVRVLGPNGRLTFGGSGEAEVVSARGRGSGGQGFMSGAGETELQLQRRRLLDRRNYLLTQIEEVRRTRAVQRAGRKRQGGSSAQRLATIAVVGYTNAGKSTLVSNLTDSDLYSDCRLFATVDPRLRSAVLPSGRKVLFSDTVGFISDLPVKLVEAFHATLEEVVEADLLVHVVDSTAPNLEEHRTTVFQVLQQIGVSQEKLQNMIEVWNKIDAEEEFTDVDENVDEHLNEDEEADETSSIDGEEDVNIETLTEEKEDYSDGWLYEEDTVLNEGDFCLPSSAADQQIESSNKDNSVENAGAMLPSSPHVKTSAITGVGLQELMELIDEKLSSQDEKLKGAQVVERNLFDRKWRPSHTQDSSIVVEN from the exons ATGTTGAGAAACTTGTCTGCAACACTAGAATCTACCAAGAGAAAAATCCTAACTTCTTCAAAATGCCGAATTTACCCTCCTCCTTCTCCCTACTCCACCGCTCCCGTCGACGACGCCCCACCGAAGCTTCTGGTGGTTCAGCCTCGTCTCCGTTCCGAAAAGCTCTTACAAGCCAAACTCAACGAAGCACTGTGTCTAGCCAATTCACTTGAAGATCAACGTGATGGTTATTTTCACACTGATTTCTTTGATTTGCCACTACCACCGCATGTTATTGTTCAGAATCCTTCTCTTAAAGGACATAAAGCTCGTGCAG ATACTTATTTTGGTCCTGGAACAGTTGATACTATCAAGTGTCATTTAAATGCTGTAGAATCAAAG GGTGAAGTGGATGCTGTGTTTGTTAATGCAATATTGTCTGGTATTCAGATAAGAAATATGGAG AGAGCTTGGAATAAACCGGTGGTGGATCGTGTAGGTCTTATAATTGAGATTTTTAATGCTCATGCATTCACCAAGGAAGCTAAGCTGCAG GCTGAACTTGCAGCTCTGTCATACAAGAAGTCGAGACTTGTTCGTGTTTTAGGCCCTAATGGTCGCTTAACATTTGGTGGTTCTGGAGAAGCTGAAGTTGTCAGTGCCCGAGG GAGAGGAAGTGGAGGGCAAGGTTTTATGAGCGGTGCCGGAGAAACTGAACTTCAGCTTCAGCGGCGAAG ACTCTTAGATAGGCGAAACTATCTACTGACACAAATTGAAGAGGTTCGCCGTACCCGTGCTGTGCAACGTGCTGGTCGGAAGAGGCAGGGGGGTTCATCTGCACAACGCTTAGCCACTATTGCTGTTGTTGGATATACAAATGCT GGAAAATCTACATTAGTTAGTAATCTAACGGACAGTGATCTGTATAGCGATTGTCG ACTGTTTGCTACAGTCGATCCTAGATTAAGAAGTGCTGTTCTTCCTTCGGG GAGGAAAGTGCTTTTTAGCGACACAGTAGGATTTATATCTGATTTACCTGTAAAG ttgGTGGAAGCGTTTCATGCAACCTTAGAAGAAGTGGTGGAAGCAGACCTGCTTGTG CATGTGGTGGATTCTACTGCTCCCAATCTTGAAGAGCACCGCACGACAGTGTTCCAAGTTCTTCAACAAATAGGCGTGTCACAAGAGAAGCTTCAGAATATGATTGAAGTTTGGAATAAG ATTGATGCTGAAGAAGAGTTCACGGATGTTGATGAGAATGTTGATGAACATCTCAATGAAGATGAAGAGGCTGATGAAACTAGTAGCATTGATGGAGAGGAGGATGTGAACATTGAGACATTAacggaagaaaaagaagactaTTCTGATGGTTGGTTGTACGAGGAAGATACCGTGCTTAACGAAGGCGATTTTTGTTTGCCTTCATCTGCGGCTGACCAACAAATTGAGTCCTCTAATAAAGACAATAGTGTGGAAAATGCCGGCGCGATGTTACCGTCTAGTCCACATGTGAAAACATCTGCCATCACAGGAGTCGGTTTGCAAGAGTTGATGGAACTAATAGATGAGAAATTGAGTAGTCaggatgagaaattgaaggGTGCACAAGTGGTCGAAAGAAATTTGTTTGATAGAAAATGGAGGCCCTCACATACACAAGATTCTAGCATTGTAGTAGAAAATTAG
- the LOC11437034 gene encoding GTP-binding protein At3g49725, chloroplastic isoform X2, which yields MLRNLSATLESTKRKILTSSKCRIYPPPSPYSTAPVDDAPPKLLVVQPRLRSEKLLQAKLNEALCLANSLEDQRDGYFHTDFFDLPLPPHVIVQNPSLKGHKARADTYFGPGTVDTIKCHLNAVESKGEVDAVFVNAILSGIQIRNMERAWNKPVVDRVGLIIEIFNAHAFTKEAKLQAELAALSYKKSRLVRVLGPNGRLTFGGSGEAEVVSARGRGSGGQGFMSGAGETELQLQRRRLLDRRNYLLTQIEEVRRTRAVQRAGRKRQGGSSAQRLATIAVVGYTNAGKSTLVSNLTDSDLYSDCRLFATVDPRLRSAVLPSGRKVLFSDTVGFISDLPVKLVEAFHATLEEVVEADLLVHKQHN from the exons ATGTTGAGAAACTTGTCTGCAACACTAGAATCTACCAAGAGAAAAATCCTAACTTCTTCAAAATGCCGAATTTACCCTCCTCCTTCTCCCTACTCCACCGCTCCCGTCGACGACGCCCCACCGAAGCTTCTGGTGGTTCAGCCTCGTCTCCGTTCCGAAAAGCTCTTACAAGCCAAACTCAACGAAGCACTGTGTCTAGCCAATTCACTTGAAGATCAACGTGATGGTTATTTTCACACTGATTTCTTTGATTTGCCACTACCACCGCATGTTATTGTTCAGAATCCTTCTCTTAAAGGACATAAAGCTCGTGCAG ATACTTATTTTGGTCCTGGAACAGTTGATACTATCAAGTGTCATTTAAATGCTGTAGAATCAAAG GGTGAAGTGGATGCTGTGTTTGTTAATGCAATATTGTCTGGTATTCAGATAAGAAATATGGAG AGAGCTTGGAATAAACCGGTGGTGGATCGTGTAGGTCTTATAATTGAGATTTTTAATGCTCATGCATTCACCAAGGAAGCTAAGCTGCAG GCTGAACTTGCAGCTCTGTCATACAAGAAGTCGAGACTTGTTCGTGTTTTAGGCCCTAATGGTCGCTTAACATTTGGTGGTTCTGGAGAAGCTGAAGTTGTCAGTGCCCGAGG GAGAGGAAGTGGAGGGCAAGGTTTTATGAGCGGTGCCGGAGAAACTGAACTTCAGCTTCAGCGGCGAAG ACTCTTAGATAGGCGAAACTATCTACTGACACAAATTGAAGAGGTTCGCCGTACCCGTGCTGTGCAACGTGCTGGTCGGAAGAGGCAGGGGGGTTCATCTGCACAACGCTTAGCCACTATTGCTGTTGTTGGATATACAAATGCT GGAAAATCTACATTAGTTAGTAATCTAACGGACAGTGATCTGTATAGCGATTGTCG ACTGTTTGCTACAGTCGATCCTAGATTAAGAAGTGCTGTTCTTCCTTCGGG GAGGAAAGTGCTTTTTAGCGACACAGTAGGATTTATATCTGATTTACCTGTAAAG ttgGTGGAAGCGTTTCATGCAACCTTAGAAGAAGTGGTGGAAGCAGACCTGCTTGTG CATAAGCAACACAACTGA